A genomic region of Sulfobacillus acidophilus DSM 10332 contains the following coding sequences:
- a CDS encoding major facilitator superfamily MFS_1 (PFAM: Major Facilitator Superfamily~InterPro IPR011701~KEGG: bts:Btus_2634 major facilitator superfamily MFS_1~PFAM: Major facilitator superfamily MFS-1~SPTR: Major facilitator superfamily MFS_1), with product MTGSNPNPRIEWIVALASLALVLDDWAQNLLLPLIPMWRHELGWQGWQIGTALGAESAVVVWASPLVGYYLREPRTARTLATLALGMFGMALVVYGHAQAYGWWVAARLTQGAAVAVSFPAIFVWANHLLPMRDRERRLQTINVITAGGALGTPLVSGGVLQLLGRSDAFWAMAGLVAALMVAFLLTPIPPGSVVCPTAHSREIPPQVGLMWGVVALVMFGVGLLQTALPLAVAVPLQWSPLAIGFSFRPRGCLCGSASVYPSR from the coding sequence ATGACGGGGTCGAACCCGAACCCTCGCATCGAGTGGATAGTGGCGCTCGCGAGCTTGGCCCTCGTGCTGGATGATTGGGCCCAAAATCTCTTGTTGCCACTCATTCCGATGTGGCGTCACGAACTGGGATGGCAGGGATGGCAAATTGGCACAGCCCTTGGAGCGGAATCTGCGGTGGTCGTGTGGGCCAGCCCACTGGTTGGTTATTACCTGCGCGAACCACGTACAGCGCGAACCCTGGCAACTCTCGCATTAGGAATGTTTGGGATGGCCTTAGTGGTCTATGGGCACGCTCAGGCATACGGGTGGTGGGTAGCGGCGCGGCTCACGCAAGGGGCCGCCGTAGCGGTGAGTTTTCCCGCGATCTTTGTCTGGGCGAATCACCTCCTTCCCATGCGCGATCGTGAACGACGTCTTCAAACCATCAATGTCATCACGGCCGGCGGTGCATTAGGGACGCCCTTGGTCAGTGGGGGTGTATTGCAACTCTTAGGGCGTTCCGACGCCTTTTGGGCGATGGCCGGTCTCGTGGCAGCGCTGATGGTGGCCTTTCTTCTCACGCCGATTCCTCCGGGTTCGGTTGTCTGTCCCACTGCCCATTCCAGGGAAATCCCGCCCCAGGTTGGGCTCATGTGGGGAGTGGTCGCCTTAGTCATGTTCGGTGTAGGGCTGTTGCAGACCGCCTTGCCGCTCGCGGTGGCCGTACCGTTGCAGTGGAGCCCCTTGGCTATTGGCTTTTCTTTTCGTCCTCGGGGTTGTCTTTGTGGTTCCGCAAGTGTTTATCCGTCAAGGTGA
- a CDS encoding regulatory protein ArsR (PFAM: Bacterial regulatory protein, arsR family~InterPro IPR001845~KEGG: bbe:BBR47_46700 transcriptional regulator~SMART: HTH transcriptional regulator, ArsR~SPTR: Probable transcriptional regulator) — MSDPEIHAVASLIGEASRATMLVHLMGGRQLPASDLARIARVAPATASEHLAKLVAGGLVQVRQHGRHRYYALASPEVAHIIEGLMSLAPAEPVRSLRGSTRREQLREARTCYDHLAGALGTGLTDAMIAQGWLAYDAIQDTLTLTPAGFHQAEMWGWMLDPHRRMPLVRPCLDWSERRYHAAGQVGREMAAWMFRHEWILRGPADRAVFVTADGRRALAELFHLSWPPSPQTRPGDSQWRRQQEGGGAIHASGADVSSPSS, encoded by the coding sequence ATGAGTGATCCTGAGATACATGCGGTGGCGTCGCTCATCGGCGAGGCCTCTCGCGCTACGATGCTCGTGCACTTAATGGGGGGGCGGCAGCTGCCCGCGTCAGACCTTGCTCGGATAGCCCGTGTGGCTCCAGCGACCGCGAGTGAGCATTTAGCCAAATTGGTGGCGGGCGGTTTGGTGCAAGTCCGACAGCACGGGCGCCATCGCTATTATGCCTTGGCTAGCCCCGAGGTGGCCCATATCATCGAAGGGTTGATGAGTCTGGCTCCTGCCGAGCCGGTGCGGTCATTACGCGGTTCGACCCGCCGAGAACAACTACGCGAAGCCCGTACCTGCTACGACCACCTTGCCGGGGCGTTGGGTACTGGCTTAACGGATGCCATGATCGCGCAGGGTTGGCTAGCCTATGACGCGATTCAAGACACGCTGACGTTGACGCCGGCGGGATTCCATCAGGCTGAAATGTGGGGGTGGATGCTTGACCCTCACCGCCGTATGCCGCTGGTACGGCCTTGCCTTGATTGGAGCGAACGGCGATACCATGCAGCGGGCCAAGTGGGCCGCGAGATGGCCGCGTGGATGTTCCGTCACGAGTGGATCCTTCGCGGCCCCGCAGACCGTGCGGTATTCGTGACCGCGGACGGGCGTCGAGCTCTAGCCGAATTGTTTCATTTATCCTGGCCGCCGAGCCCCCAGACGCGACCGGGTGATTCCCAATGGCGGAGACAGCAGGAGGGCGGGGGGGCCATTCATGCTTCGGGGGCGGACGTATCGTCACCCTCCAGCTAA
- a CDS encoding hypothetical protein (KEGG: hse:Hsero_1955 hypothetical protein~SPTR: Putative uncharacterized protein), giving the protein MTETAWTFQTFDRLEDVPEDVWVPLVDATDGWSAEYLRQLPQARLDCQWHYFLVWDGSKAYAFTFGYTMAVGAATLMILGSPVNTGWPVFLGQDASSDVGAWWPSMVAMIEDAARRSGVDAIIIRDLWRSGPSEAYEPVLLQLGYSRRKTFHEAWLSLPWPSFDAYWDALRSKIRIAWNHDLRLLNEAGYTWTTLPTESVVRSAAHLATLWRAVYDRHQDPDQLILPAAYFARFGSLSNCNVLALTHGTTLVAFAYLFSHERWLEASYCGVNYTYAVGKPVQRSLVMAIVRWALDHHYEAVNLGISNELVKARTGAQFRPLYAYLKGLTATARDLLDQFWGDPPNAPTVRVCHGERPQ; this is encoded by the coding sequence ATGACGGAGACGGCATGGACTTTTCAAACCTTTGACCGTTTGGAGGATGTTCCGGAAGACGTTTGGGTTCCACTCGTCGACGCCACGGATGGATGGAGCGCAGAGTATCTCCGACAACTCCCTCAGGCGAGACTGGATTGTCAGTGGCACTATTTTCTGGTGTGGGACGGCTCAAAGGCTTACGCCTTCACCTTTGGCTACACGATGGCAGTCGGAGCGGCGACATTGATGATATTAGGATCGCCGGTGAATACAGGCTGGCCCGTCTTTTTGGGACAGGATGCGAGCTCGGACGTCGGGGCATGGTGGCCATCTATGGTGGCGATGATCGAGGACGCCGCACGCCGATCCGGTGTGGATGCCATTATTATCCGCGATCTCTGGCGGAGTGGACCATCGGAGGCGTACGAACCGGTCCTTCTGCAGTTGGGCTATTCGCGCCGGAAGACGTTTCATGAAGCCTGGCTGTCGTTGCCCTGGCCCTCATTTGACGCGTATTGGGATGCATTGCGATCGAAAATTCGTATCGCATGGAACCACGATTTGCGACTTTTGAATGAGGCCGGATATACATGGACCACGTTACCGACCGAGTCGGTTGTGAGGAGTGCCGCGCATCTTGCTACGTTGTGGCGTGCGGTCTATGACCGGCACCAGGACCCCGACCAATTAATTCTTCCAGCGGCCTATTTTGCACGGTTCGGCAGCCTCTCGAATTGCAATGTCCTGGCACTGACGCACGGGACAACCCTCGTCGCCTTTGCCTATCTGTTTTCCCATGAGCGGTGGCTAGAAGCGTCATATTGTGGGGTGAACTACACGTACGCTGTGGGCAAACCTGTTCAGCGGTCGCTCGTCATGGCTATTGTTCGTTGGGCTCTCGACCATCACTACGAGGCGGTCAATCTCGGAATTTCCAATGAGTTGGTCAAGGCTCGCACCGGCGCCCAATTCCGCCCACTTTACGCGTATCTGAAGGGACTGACGGCCACGGCGCGGGATCTTTTGGACCAATTTTGGGGCGATCCCCCCAATGCCCCTACAGTGCGCGTGTGTCATGGTGAGCGTCCCCAATGA
- a CDS encoding Estradiol 17-beta-dehydrogenase (PFAM: short chain dehydrogenase~COGs: COG4221 Short-chain alcohol dehydrogenase of unknown specificity~InterPro IPR002198~KEGG: afl:Aflv_1418 short chain dehydrogenase~PFAM: Short-chain dehydrogenase/reductase SDR~PRIAM: Estradiol 17-beta-dehydrogenase~SPTR: Dehydrogenase) — MTPPPNPVVCITGSSSGFGLEATIAFARRGYTVVATMRDVSRQTALVARLTPLGLLSRVLIVPLDVTDAASIRAAVDTIDQRLGCIDVLVNNAGIAVGGFLEETSEVAWRRLLETNLLGAVTVTNTVLPMMRAQQQGRIIFLSSLGGLVPTPFLGAYCAVKFALEGYAETLRLELAPFHVDVVLVEPGAFQTSIWQTPLTNERTIPDYDHVRDSFMTLYQETLSKHLKNPQVVANRLVSIAMTRHPRLRYPIGFDAWQEIYLRKLLPWRLYEQLIRKILNLEPRGSGGNK; from the coding sequence ATGACGCCTCCACCGAATCCGGTCGTCTGTATTACGGGGTCTTCCAGTGGTTTTGGACTGGAAGCAACGATAGCATTTGCCCGTCGTGGATACACCGTAGTGGCTACCATGCGTGATGTATCACGCCAGACGGCCTTGGTCGCTCGTCTGACCCCGTTAGGGCTGCTGTCACGCGTTCTAATTGTGCCGTTGGACGTCACCGATGCGGCAAGTATCCGTGCGGCCGTGGATACCATCGACCAACGCCTTGGCTGCATAGACGTCTTGGTCAATAACGCAGGTATTGCGGTCGGGGGATTTCTGGAAGAAACATCAGAGGTGGCATGGCGCCGCCTGCTAGAGACTAACCTTCTCGGTGCGGTCACGGTGACCAATACCGTCCTTCCGATGATGCGTGCGCAACAACAGGGACGGATTATCTTTCTCTCTAGTCTTGGGGGCTTGGTACCGACGCCGTTTTTAGGGGCGTATTGCGCCGTCAAGTTTGCGCTCGAAGGTTATGCGGAAACACTACGTCTGGAACTCGCGCCATTTCACGTAGACGTTGTGCTGGTCGAGCCAGGCGCTTTTCAGACTTCCATCTGGCAAACCCCGCTGACGAATGAGCGAACGATCCCAGATTATGATCATGTTCGTGACTCGTTTATGACCTTATATCAGGAAACCTTGTCAAAGCATCTGAAAAATCCGCAAGTTGTAGCTAATCGCCTTGTCTCGATCGCAATGACCCGACATCCGCGACTCCGGTATCCTATCGGGTTTGATGCGTGGCAAGAAATTTACCTACGCAAATTATTGCCCTGGCGATTATACGAACAGCTTATCAGAAAAATCCTCAACCTCGAACCCCGAGGTTCCGGGGGCAACAAGTGA
- a CDS encoding ABC transporter related protein (PFAM: ABC transporter~COGs: COG1131 ABC-type multidrug transport system ATPase component~InterPro IPR003439:IPR003593~KEGG: mil:ML5_0258 abc transporter related protein~PFAM: ABC transporter-like~SMART: ATPase, AAA+ type, core~SPTR: ABC transporter, ATP-binding protein;~manually curated) translates to MSKNGDDVAFRCENLALSFGSTVVWKDVNVTISLGCVIGLIGLNGSGKTSFLRTLSGLLAPTGGMVTGVGYAAKPSIHHCVLLEETNLFYPQLTCQEMVEFYAGVAGARSAQMESLVQELGLLPVIHHRVQALSQGYRTRLALAFPLMSPARVLLLDEIFNGLDVVAIELIKNVFQREAMNGRTIIVSSHQLEVLDKMADTFLVIHNQTIDAIAPTDIRGKYGSLQALLTQ, encoded by the coding sequence GTGAGTAAGAATGGTGATGATGTAGCTTTCCGCTGCGAAAACCTTGCCTTATCGTTTGGATCGACGGTGGTATGGAAAGACGTTAATGTGACTATTTCGTTAGGTTGTGTTATCGGACTAATTGGACTTAATGGCAGCGGGAAGACATCGTTTCTCCGGACACTTTCGGGGTTACTGGCTCCTACGGGCGGAATGGTTACTGGTGTAGGATACGCTGCGAAGCCGTCGATCCATCATTGCGTGTTACTGGAGGAAACCAATCTTTTCTATCCTCAGCTTACATGTCAAGAAATGGTTGAGTTTTATGCGGGAGTGGCAGGTGCAAGGAGCGCGCAAATGGAGTCTTTGGTGCAGGAACTAGGGTTATTGCCCGTTATACATCATCGTGTGCAGGCGTTGTCTCAAGGGTATCGTACTCGTCTCGCACTAGCATTTCCCTTGATGTCGCCAGCTCGAGTTTTACTACTTGATGAGATCTTTAACGGCCTAGATGTAGTCGCGATCGAGTTGATCAAGAATGTCTTCCAAAGGGAAGCCATGAATGGACGAACCATCATCGTATCTAGTCACCAACTCGAGGTGCTTGATAAGATGGCCGATACGTTTCTAGTTATTCACAATCAAACGATTGATGCCATTGCACCGACCGATATAAGAGGAAAATACGGCAGCTTACAAGCACTGCTTACGCAATAA
- a CDS encoding UBA/THIF-type NAD/FAD binding protein (PFAM: ThiF family~COGs: COG0476 Dinucleotide-utilizing protein involved in molybdopterin and thiamine biosynthesis family 2~InterPro IPR000594~KEGG: bcg:BCG9842_B4371 HesA/MoeB/ThiF family protein~PFAM: UBA/THIF-type NAD/FAD binding fold~SPTR: Bacteriocin adenylyltransferase), protein MTILRPVLKRAIPWFLVRDFVQIGEEPGYTFAVTDEVSRTVDLLEMLDGRSLDDVLTAARRRWKDAQADRWVLNALDTLHSAGLLTDAASRIPTHDRLALLADRYNANVNFWELMDPKGRGWAIQEVLDQSRVVVLGVGGLGTYVSFALAGVGIGTLTLVDFDRVEARNLNRQILYTAADIGKPKVDVAQQRLQDFHPSITIGAITTRISGANDLFEPLQGATWVVCVADTPSTQIHQWVNEAAVACRVPVTFGGVLGRVGVYSTIMPDQSGCVACQARQMTDEQQALWDVMQQRQFQRVNAAIAPHVSMLAGIIVKDVIRGLLHVTPHSLGAICHYDFNDLIDPVRVTTGPQPFEGRMNDDHLTGMADQAIINRERISGRFDRHRGFGRQPRRDKLGPLVGRVGKPEMRPFLAGLKDIAMNIIFVQIESHKLRYAQALLSELLVVGDVWYHSVLVGNHVSESPAMPAHGGGALGGTHSHRTRVRATNASPCKKSRRSTPRHRTNPPTRCRSIRGRSRRFLLRTPGLDSHHTHSTTQTLSLERTLVLKKSNPIFCP, encoded by the coding sequence ATGACCATCTTACGTCCCGTGTTAAAGCGAGCTATACCGTGGTTTTTGGTCCGCGATTTTGTGCAAATCGGAGAAGAACCTGGTTATACTTTCGCGGTGACAGATGAGGTGTCACGGACGGTTGATTTGTTGGAGATGTTGGACGGGCGGTCGTTAGATGATGTGCTGACGGCAGCGCGCCGCCGATGGAAAGATGCCCAGGCCGATCGGTGGGTTTTAAACGCATTGGACACATTGCATTCTGCCGGGCTACTCACGGATGCGGCAAGTCGAATTCCTACTCATGACCGCTTGGCGTTGTTGGCGGACCGCTATAATGCCAATGTAAACTTCTGGGAATTAATGGATCCCAAGGGCCGCGGGTGGGCTATTCAAGAAGTTCTCGACCAGTCCCGTGTCGTGGTTCTCGGAGTCGGCGGTTTGGGCACTTATGTGAGTTTTGCTCTAGCCGGGGTCGGCATCGGTACGCTGACCCTGGTCGATTTTGATCGGGTGGAGGCCAGAAACTTAAATCGGCAAATCCTTTATACAGCCGCGGATATAGGCAAACCCAAAGTCGACGTAGCGCAGCAGCGTCTCCAAGACTTCCACCCGTCGATCACCATCGGGGCCATTACAACACGAATTAGTGGGGCTAATGACTTATTTGAACCATTACAGGGCGCTACGTGGGTGGTGTGCGTGGCTGACACGCCAAGTACCCAAATCCATCAGTGGGTTAATGAAGCAGCGGTGGCGTGTCGGGTCCCCGTTACCTTTGGCGGGGTATTAGGGCGGGTCGGCGTATATTCCACCATCATGCCGGACCAATCGGGCTGTGTGGCATGTCAGGCGCGCCAAATGACGGATGAACAACAAGCATTATGGGATGTGATGCAGCAGCGCCAATTCCAACGCGTAAATGCTGCAATAGCGCCCCATGTCAGTATGTTAGCCGGCATTATTGTTAAAGACGTAATTCGTGGCTTGCTCCATGTGACCCCACATTCTCTCGGGGCCATTTGCCATTATGATTTTAATGACCTGATCGATCCGGTCCGTGTGACGACCGGCCCCCAGCCCTTTGAGGGCCGGATGAATGACGACCACTTGACGGGCATGGCGGATCAGGCGATCATAAATCGTGAACGCATTTCCGGTCGCTTCGATCGCCACCGCGGTTTCGGGCGTCAGCCGCGTCGCGACAAATTGGGCCCACTCGTCGGGCGTGTTGGAAAACCGGAAATGCGTCCCTTTTTGGCCGGGTTGAAAGACATAGCCATGAATATAATTTTTGTGCAGATCGAGTCCCATAAACTGCGTTATGCGCAGGCCCTCCTCTCCGAATTGTTGGTCGTGGGCGATGTCTGGTATCATTCCGTGCTTGTGGGCAATCACGTATCCGAGTCTCCGGCCATGCCGGCTCATGGGGGAGGTGCGCTGGGCGGAACGCACTCACACCGCACGCGAGTCCGGGCGACAAACGCCAGCCCATGTAAAAAGTCGAGACGTTCCACCCCGCGACATCGCACGAATCCACCCACGAGATGCCGAAGCATTCGAGGGAGATCCCGTCGATTCCTGCTCCGCACCCCGGGGCTTGATTCCCATCATACCCACAGCACCACACAGACATTATCCCTAGAGAGAACGCTGGTGTTAAAAAAGAGTAATCCGATTTTTTGCCCCTAG